A window of the Equus przewalskii isolate Varuska chromosome 10, EquPr2, whole genome shotgun sequence genome harbors these coding sequences:
- the BORCS6 gene encoding BLOC-1-related complex subunit 6 → MESPRGRPGPQADLLAPGEQQAAILGGGPSRTPSEPPSGLRLSEEEEAENVGGTSRHPRASPKTSSCSVVHPPEREAREDEPGRGGTPSGAGSCRGVPGPEHDPHGSSRRKDPEPPEDKPASERACRRGSPGGGGMDAEQEEEDDEEVAAAGRVGRSFSSRLQDSRSLDGLSGACGGVGSAAGAESGAGGGRRATISSPLELEGTVSRHGDLTHFVANNLQLKIRLSGAPQPPPPAPARPCSMPAPTPAIPPIDPDVLRDLERLSRELGGRVDRLLRGLGGAVQELTALSVGCIQTYRDAVDSLGEAVDMSIKGMYTLLARCEELERALQPVQGLARQVRDIRRTLEVFEALCK, encoded by the coding sequence ATGGAGTCGCCCCGGGGGCGGCCTGGGCCCCAGGCGGACCTTCTGGCTCCGGGGGAACAGCAAGCCGCAATCTTAGGTGGCGGGCCGAGCCGAACGCCCTCTGAGCCGCCCTCAGGCCTCCGGTTATCCGAGGAGGAAGAGGCCGAGAACGTTGGGGGCACGAGCCGCCACCCCAGGGCGTCCCCGAAGACTTCGAGCTGCAGCGTCGTCCACCCGCCGGAGCGGGAGGCTCGGGAGGACGAGCCTGGCCGCGGAGGCACGCCGTCTGGGGCGGGGAGCTGCCGGGGGGTGCCGGGTCCCGAGCACGACCCGCATGGGTCCTCCCGGCGCAAGGACCCTGAGCCGCCGGAGGACAAGCCTGCATCCGAGAGGGCGTGCCGTCGAGGGAGCCCGGGAGGCGGCGGGATGGATgctgagcaggaggaggaagacgaCGAGGAGGTGGCGGCAGCCGGCAGGGTTGGCCGCTCGTTCTCCAGCCGCCTTCAGGACAGCCGCAGCCTGGACGGGCTGAGCGGGGCGTGCGGCGGCGTTGGGTCCGCAGCGGGTGCCGAGTCTGGTGCGGGCGGCGGGCGTCGCGCCACTATCTCCAGCCCCCTGGAGCTCGAAGGCACGGTGAGCCGCCACGGCGACCTCACTCACTTTGTCGCCAACAACCTGCAACTCAAGATCCGTCTGAGCGGTGCTCCTCAACCCCCGCCTCCTGCCCCTGCGCGGCCCTGTTCAATGCCCGCACCCACTCCGGCCATCCCCCCCATCGACCCCGACGTGCTGCGGGACCTGGAGCGTCTGAGTCGGGAGCTGGGCGGCAGAGTGGACCGTCTGCTTCGCGGGCTGGGTGGCGCCGTGCAGGAGCTGACAGCGCTGAGCGTGGGCTGCATCCAGACCTACCGCGACGCAGTGGACTCCCTAGGCGAAGCCGTGGACATGAGCATCAAGGGCATGTACACCCTGCTGGCACGCTGCGAGGAGCTGGAACGGGCTCTGCAGCCGGTTCAGGGGCTGGCGCGCCAAGTCCGGGATATTCGACGCACGCTGGAGGTGTTTGAGGCCCTGTGCAAGTGa